Part of the Clostridium sporogenes genome, ATTAATTCGTATTAAAGATGCAATTAATTATGGGTATTGCAGAGATCATGATGGACTTATAAATTCTTTCTTAAAACATTATGATGCTCCAAAGCCTGAAAATAGAGCTAGTATAGTTAATATATTAAAAAAATATGGGATTAAATTTACTGTAGATAAAATAGAAGGAATGAAAGGATATATAAAAAGATTATTACAAAATTATAAAGTTAAATTATTGCAAATAATCAAAAGATGCAAAAAAGTAGCTAACTTTAGTGGAGGAAAAGATAGTGCTTTCATGATAATTAAAGCACTAGAAAAAGGAATGAAATTTGACCACATAATATTTGCAGATACAGGATTAGAATATCCCGAAATGTACAAATACATTGATAAATTTGAGCAATATATTAAACAAAATGTAATACGATTAAAAGCTAAAATAACTTTTGATGATTGGTTTTATAAGCCCTTTGCTTATGGGAAAAATGAAGGGAAAATACATGGATTCCCATATACCGTAGGTGATGGTTGTTGGGTTAAAAGAGAACTAAAAATTAAAAGTATGGAAGCATTTAAAAAATATATAAATGACCCGGTTGTAGATTATATAGGAATAGCGGCAGATGAACCAAAAAGATATAAAAAATTAATTTTAGAAAAACAACAGGCCCCATTGGTTGATTGGGGAATAACAGAAAATAATTGTAGAAATGAACTGGAAAGCATGGGATTACTTAATCCTTTGTACTATAAGTTTAAAAGGCTAGGATGCTGGCTATGTCCTAAGCAATGTATGAACAGTCTTAGAATATTATATAAAGACTATCCTGAATTATGGGAAAAACTAAGAATATACCAACAGCACGATTATAAATCATTTAAACCAAATTTGAGTGTAGATGATTTAGAAAGAAAAATAAAACAAATGGGATAATATCTATACTTTAACATCAGTTCGCTAAATTGGTAACTGGTGTTAATTTATGTATAAAATATTTTTAACATCTTGAAATAAAATTAAGCTTCATATATAATATATGTAAATAGTTGGAAATAAATTCCTGCTATTAATAAATTATAAGGGGCGATAGTTTTATGTTAAAAATAGATTTAGGCTATTGGCAATTAAGCTGTGCTAGAGACGTAATGAATAAAGCATGGAAAATTGTGAGAAAATCTAAATGTAGTATTTCTATTGCCTTAAGAAATTCTTGGAAAATATTTAAAAAGTACTTTAAAAATGTTAGTACAAGCTATAAAGAATATAAATATAAGTTAGTTATAAATAAACAACAGTTCACATTATCTTCTAAAGATAATGATTTAGATAATATAGTAGAAGAATCTTTAGAAAAAATAGCAGAGGTAAAAGGGAAATCTTTTATTTATAAAATTGGTGATAGTTTTTATGAAAAATATGATCAATTATTATCCAAATTTAAAAAAAAAGGAAGTCTAACTTTTTATCAAGATATTTTTCTGATTAAAATGAGAGATAGTAATTGAATAATATCTATAATATATGAATTTTCTAATGAATAAAGACATTAGAGAAATTAAGTACCTCTTTTTCACAATTAAATAGAAAGTTAATTGAAGCTTATAGAATAGACATAAATTATTTACTTTAAGTAAATAATAGCAATTGTAAAGGAGGAGGTATTAGTATATGGAGACTGAAATAGGTTATATAAATGGTATGAATCTTGGAATAGGTTTTAATAGGGCAACTAATGATATTCATCCATCACCTGCTTTAGATGGTGTTGATGTTTATAGAGATTTACCAAATGCTAATGGGCAAGAAGTATTGTTTAGAGTAGAACTAGTAAGCAGTACAGAAAGTATCATGGAAAAATTAAATGTTTCAGCTAGAGCATCACTTAAGTATGGAATAACTGGTAGTGGATCAGCACGAACAAATTTTTCTAGCTTATTCAAACAGAATAGTTACTCTATTTATGTTGTAGTCCAAGTAATTGTGACAAATAAACAAACTTTACTTGATATGTCTAAATTAACTCTAAAACAAGAAGCGGCAAAGATGTATAAAAACAACCC contains:
- a CDS encoding phosphoadenosine phosphosulfate reductase family protein; this translates as MEYYQDNLMNYCQKEIKGEAFRYILKPFIYIELLDKKENIKKLERKYIRENQSFYNSWNNYDKWMDFENKYYGTKIYKETDDRICCYEIFTNAFSKLYTIGVVAIEVQKDNILIEHLIKYLLENKIKIRLFYKIQPLNNVNILKIDSKYKHKLIKAYVAISEEVAFKNELKNNDGESIHEIKEQILIRIKDAINYGYCRDHDGLINSFLKHYDAPKPENRASIVNILKKYGIKFTVDKIEGMKGYIKRLLQNYKVKLLQIIKRCKKVANFSGGKDSAFMIIKALEKGMKFDHIIFADTGLEYPEMYKYIDKFEQYIKQNVIRLKAKITFDDWFYKPFAYGKNEGKIHGFPYTVGDGCWVKRELKIKSMEAFKKYINDPVVDYIGIAADEPKRYKKLILEKQQAPLVDWGITENNCRNELESMGLLNPLYYKFKRLGCWLCPKQCMNSLRILYKDYPELWEKLRIYQQHDYKSFKPNLSVDDLERKIKQMG